In Methanosarcina barkeri MS, a single window of DNA contains:
- the feoB gene encoding ferrous iron transport protein B — translation MKLPVTCPERECCCGKTRCIPGKELPKIILIGNPNVGKSSLFNALSGSYTLVSNYPGTSVEITHGKVRIGEKEYEIIDTPGMYSLLPISEEERVSQLLLFEEKTSVYLHVVDARNLRRMLSFTLQLLEAGLPLILVLNMMDEAEERGIEIEISKLSQLLGIPVVGTISREGKGIEELKTAISEFTPGDDAQKSEQKLDYGTEIEPYIKAVEGLLDPAKEAEISAEISTGISKRAISLLLLQEDRTALEYLRRAQKNTYCGEESHEKSSEEIQKLVEAASKISEVPLSYLFTLKRQEHVNEIVEQVMIIPEIIERKGSGKVEKIRAEEGTGIKRRAEENTGIKRRAEEDTGINGSKIQNRNLGFSEKIDSILIHPLLGIPVLFLILYFGLYLFVGVFAAGTVVDFLENTVFGGYINPFVTEKFVSLVPYPTLQDLFVGEYGIFTQAVTYAIALILPIVGAFFLVFSIIEDTGYLPRLGLLLDGMFKKIGLSGRAVIPMVLGFGCSTMATMVTRTLETKRERLIANILLALAIPCSAQLGIILSILSKSPESLLIWSVVILLEFVLIGFLASRILPGEAPTFILEMPPLRKPKLSNVLVKTYSRMHWYFLEVLPLFVLASVLIWIGKLTGLFALALKIIEYPTVWIGLPPDAADVFLFGFFRRDFGAAGLYGMHDSGLLTGVQLVVAAITLTLFMPCIAQFMMTIKERGFKTALAISGFIFPFAFFTGFIVNNLLKLLGVNL, via the coding sequence ATGAAACTACCAGTTACCTGCCCTGAAAGAGAATGCTGCTGTGGAAAAACGAGATGCATTCCAGGAAAAGAGCTTCCGAAAATCATACTTATAGGAAACCCTAACGTGGGAAAAAGCAGCCTATTTAATGCCCTCTCTGGAAGTTATACACTGGTTTCCAATTATCCGGGAACCTCAGTTGAAATCACTCATGGAAAAGTAAGGATAGGAGAAAAAGAATATGAAATCATTGACACGCCCGGGATGTACTCCCTGCTCCCTATAAGTGAGGAAGAAAGAGTATCTCAACTTCTGCTTTTTGAAGAAAAAACTTCAGTTTACCTCCATGTGGTAGATGCCCGAAACCTCAGACGGATGCTTTCCTTCACCCTGCAGCTCCTTGAAGCCGGGCTTCCTTTAATTCTTGTTCTAAATATGATGGATGAGGCAGAAGAAAGAGGGATTGAAATCGAGATATCCAAACTCAGTCAATTGCTGGGAATTCCAGTTGTTGGAACGATTTCAAGAGAAGGAAAAGGAATAGAGGAACTTAAAACTGCAATTTCGGAGTTTACCCCTGGAGATGACGCGCAAAAATCTGAGCAAAAACTTGACTACGGTACAGAAATTGAGCCATATATCAAAGCAGTTGAAGGTTTGCTTGATCCCGCAAAAGAAGCCGAAATTTCAGCCGAAATCTCAACCGGAATCTCAAAAAGAGCGATCTCACTCCTACTGCTCCAGGAAGATAGAACAGCCCTTGAATACCTGCGCAGAGCTCAAAAAAACACATATTGTGGGGAAGAAAGCCATGAAAAAAGCTCCGAAGAAATTCAGAAACTTGTAGAAGCTGCCTCAAAGATCTCTGAAGTTCCTCTTTCCTACCTATTCACCCTGAAGCGCCAGGAGCATGTAAACGAAATCGTAGAACAGGTAATGATAATACCTGAGATAATCGAGAGAAAAGGTAGTGGGAAAGTCGAAAAAATAAGAGCAGAGGAAGGTACTGGAATAAAAAGAAGAGCAGAGGAAAATACTGGAATAAAAAGAAGAGCAGAGGAAGATACCGGAATAAATGGAAGTAAAATACAGAATAGAAATCTCGGTTTTTCCGAGAAAATTGACAGTATTCTCATCCATCCTTTGCTTGGGATACCTGTGTTGTTTTTAATCCTGTACTTCGGGCTCTATCTGTTTGTAGGCGTATTTGCAGCGGGAACGGTTGTTGATTTTCTAGAAAATACGGTCTTTGGAGGATATATAAATCCCTTTGTAACTGAAAAGTTCGTATCGCTTGTACCTTACCCGACTTTGCAGGACCTTTTTGTGGGAGAATACGGGATTTTTACCCAGGCTGTAACATACGCGATTGCCCTTATACTTCCGATAGTGGGAGCCTTTTTCCTTGTGTTTTCCATCATAGAAGACACGGGTTATCTTCCAAGACTGGGCCTGCTCCTTGATGGCATGTTTAAGAAAATAGGGCTCAGCGGAAGGGCGGTAATCCCAATGGTGCTAGGATTTGGCTGTTCGACAATGGCTACAATGGTTACCCGAACCCTTGAGACAAAGCGGGAAAGGCTTATTGCAAATATCCTGCTGGCTCTTGCGATTCCCTGCTCGGCACAGTTAGGCATTATTCTTTCAATACTTTCGAAAAGCCCTGAGAGCCTGCTTATCTGGTCTGTAGTAATATTACTGGAGTTCGTCCTGATAGGCTTCCTGGCTTCCAGAATACTGCCAGGAGAAGCCCCGACCTTCATACTTGAAATGCCTCCTCTCAGGAAACCTAAACTTTCGAACGTACTGGTTAAAACTTACTCCAGAATGCACTGGTATTTTCTGGAAGTTCTGCCGCTATTTGTACTGGCAAGTGTTCTGATCTGGATAGGCAAGCTAACAGGCCTTTTTGCCCTCGCCCTGAAAATCATAGAATACCCAACAGTCTGGATAGGCCTGCCTCCTGATGCAGCTGATGTCTTCCTTTTCGGCTTTTTCAGGAGAGATTTCGGGGCAGCGGGACTTTATGGAATGCATGACTCAGGATTACTGACAGGCGTGCAACTCGTAGTTGCAGCCATTACTCTTACCCTTTTCATGCCGTGTATAGCCCAGTTTATGATGACAATAAAAGAAAGAGGCTTTAAAACAGCCCTTGCAATTTCGGGTTTCATTTTCCCATTTGCATTTTTTACAGGCTTTATAGTAAATAACCTGTTAAAACTGCTGGGGGTTAACCTGTGA
- a CDS encoding toprim domain-containing protein has translation MKCPLCGNEFEKADETKCTGCGKLHSCNKQCCPNCGYELVQEAKIIQSIRKFFKW, from the coding sequence GTGAAATGCCCACTCTGCGGAAATGAATTTGAGAAAGCTGATGAAACGAAATGCACCGGCTGCGGAAAACTTCACAGCTGTAACAAGCAGTGCTGTCCAAACTGCGGATATGAACTTGTACAAGAAGCAAAGATTATTCAATCCATAAGGAAGTTTTTCAAATGGTAA
- the alaS gene encoding alanine--tRNA ligase, translating to MLEDEYQLEFFKNNGFVRKQCQSCGKFFWTRDPDRKTCGDAPCDPYTFIGNPIFSREFDISQMREYYLSFFEERGHTRINRYPVVARWRDDLYLTIASIADFQPFVTSGQVPPPANPLTISQPCIRLNDLDSVGRSGRHLTTFEMMAHHAFNKRDHEIYWKEHAMELCDELLTSLKLDPFAVSYKEEPWAGGGNAGPCVEVLVHGLELATLVFMDLKADKKGDILIKGDTYSKMDNYIVDTGYGLERFVWASKGSPTIYDALFPGIVNELMGLAGLEHELDNSEYANILAQNARLAGFMDVSEQSNLLELRKKVASSIGMTVDKLSAIMEPVEKVYAITDHTRCLTFMLGDGIIPSNVKAGYLARLVIRRTLRMMDDLDIRIPLSEIMDMHIKDMPEYPEFRENFPVIQDILESEEEKFRNTMERGRRIIQKSASHFKKTGEKIPLSQLTELYDSHGIPPEMAKEVASEIGVGVEFPDNFYSIIGELHNKAEEKEEEVVPFADRLKHLPKTKRSFYDEPTRLEFEAVVLDVFDNNVVLDNTFFYAEGGGQPADMGTIATAYAVYKVVDVQVYDGVIVHTIENPEGNLDIRKGDIVNGKVNEKRRMTLARHHTATHIVNDAARKVLGKHIWQAGAQKFEDHSRLDLSHYKHISPDEVKQIELLANRTVMENKRVVTEWMSRTEAEQEYGFGLYQGGVPPGEKIRVVKVGDDVEACAGTHCVSTGIVGPIKILRTERIQDGVERVEFAAGVAAVRAMQKIDSLLADSAKTLSVPPEQLPSSVERFFGEWKDLKKENEKLKEEIARARVYRLLGGASEVAGLKVIAEFIPEADSLELQKTATELMKYEDVVSLLASDAEGVKLIASAGQKALGCGINAGSLVREMSKLVNGGGGGKPALAMGGGTDPSKIQDALARGLELVKEACK from the coding sequence ATGCTTGAAGATGAATATCAACTTGAATTTTTCAAAAATAACGGGTTCGTCCGGAAGCAGTGCCAGTCATGTGGCAAATTCTTCTGGACACGTGACCCTGACCGAAAGACATGCGGAGATGCGCCCTGCGATCCTTATACCTTTATAGGAAACCCAATTTTTTCCAGGGAATTTGATATCTCCCAGATGCGTGAGTATTACCTCTCATTCTTTGAGGAAAGAGGGCACACAAGGATCAACCGTTATCCTGTAGTTGCTCGCTGGAGAGATGACCTTTATCTTACCATTGCGTCCATTGCAGATTTTCAGCCTTTCGTAACTTCAGGACAGGTTCCCCCACCTGCAAATCCCCTAACGATTTCCCAGCCCTGCATTCGCCTGAACGACCTGGACTCGGTGGGCAGGAGTGGTCGCCATCTTACAACCTTTGAAATGATGGCACATCACGCCTTCAATAAAAGGGATCACGAAATCTACTGGAAGGAACATGCCATGGAACTTTGTGATGAACTCCTTACCTCACTTAAGTTAGATCCCTTTGCTGTAAGTTACAAGGAAGAGCCCTGGGCAGGCGGAGGAAATGCAGGGCCCTGCGTTGAGGTTCTTGTACACGGGCTTGAGCTTGCTACCCTTGTTTTCATGGACCTGAAAGCCGACAAAAAGGGTGACATTCTCATCAAAGGTGATACCTATTCTAAGATGGATAACTACATTGTTGATACCGGATACGGGCTCGAACGTTTCGTCTGGGCTTCGAAAGGGTCACCTACAATATATGACGCACTTTTCCCTGGCATAGTAAACGAACTCATGGGGCTTGCAGGGCTTGAGCATGAACTGGATAACTCCGAATATGCAAATATCCTGGCTCAGAATGCTCGGCTTGCAGGGTTTATGGATGTAAGTGAACAGTCAAACCTTCTGGAACTCAGGAAAAAGGTCGCTTCAAGCATCGGAATGACCGTGGATAAACTCTCGGCTATAATGGAACCTGTAGAAAAGGTCTATGCAATTACTGACCATACACGCTGTCTGACTTTCATGCTTGGAGACGGGATCATTCCTTCGAATGTCAAAGCAGGGTACCTTGCGAGGCTTGTAATCAGGCGGACTTTACGCATGATGGATGACCTTGACATCCGTATCCCGCTTTCCGAAATTATGGATATGCATATAAAGGATATGCCGGAGTATCCCGAATTCAGGGAAAATTTCCCGGTCATACAGGACATCCTGGAATCCGAAGAAGAGAAGTTCCGCAATACAATGGAAAGAGGCCGCAGGATCATTCAGAAATCGGCATCTCATTTCAAGAAAACCGGGGAAAAGATTCCTTTATCTCAGTTAACTGAACTTTACGATTCTCACGGAATCCCGCCTGAGATGGCAAAAGAAGTAGCATCCGAAATCGGAGTGGGCGTAGAATTCCCTGACAACTTCTATTCCATTATTGGTGAACTGCATAACAAGGCCGAGGAAAAGGAAGAAGAAGTAGTTCCATTTGCAGACCGGCTTAAACACCTCCCAAAGACAAAGCGCAGTTTCTATGACGAGCCCACGCGCCTGGAATTTGAGGCTGTTGTACTGGATGTCTTTGACAACAACGTAGTGCTGGATAACACCTTTTTCTACGCTGAAGGCGGTGGACAGCCTGCAGATATGGGAACAATCGCTACCGCGTATGCAGTATACAAGGTTGTGGATGTCCAGGTCTACGACGGCGTAATAGTACATACCATAGAGAACCCTGAAGGGAATCTTGATATCCGCAAGGGTGACATTGTCAATGGTAAAGTGAACGAAAAGCGCAGGATGACCCTTGCCAGACACCACACGGCAACCCATATCGTAAACGATGCAGCCAGAAAAGTTCTTGGAAAACACATCTGGCAGGCCGGTGCCCAGAAGTTTGAGGACCACTCAAGGCTTGATCTTTCCCATTACAAGCATATCTCTCCTGATGAAGTGAAGCAGATAGAGCTTCTGGCAAATCGCACGGTTATGGAAAACAAGCGTGTTGTTACGGAGTGGATGTCAAGGACTGAAGCCGAGCAGGAATATGGCTTTGGGCTCTATCAGGGTGGAGTACCTCCAGGAGAAAAAATTAGAGTTGTAAAGGTCGGAGACGATGTTGAGGCCTGTGCAGGTACGCACTGCGTCAGTACAGGAATTGTCGGCCCGATCAAAATCCTGAGGACCGAGAGGATCCAGGATGGAGTTGAAAGAGTTGAGTTTGCAGCAGGAGTTGCAGCCGTACGTGCCATGCAAAAGATAGATTCTCTCCTGGCAGATTCCGCAAAGACTCTGAGTGTGCCTCCAGAGCAGCTTCCGTCAAGTGTTGAGCGTTTCTTTGGGGAATGGAAAGACCTCAAGAAAGAAAACGAGAAACTCAAGGAAGAAATTGCCCGCGCCAGGGTTTACAGGCTGCTGGGAGGAGCTTCCGAGGTTGCAGGTCTCAAGGTTATTGCCGAATTCATTCCTGAAGCTGATTCCCTTGAACTCCAGAAGACCGCTACTGAACTCATGAAATATGAAGACGTGGTATCTCTTCTCGCAAGTGATGCCGAAGGAGTTAAGCTCATTGCATCTGCCGGACAAAAAGCCTTAGGCTGCGGAATCAATGCCGGCAGCCTTGTCCGCGAGATGTCGAAGCTTGTAAACGGAGGCGGAGGCGGAAAGCCTGCTCTTGCTATGGGCGGTGGAACTGACCCATCTAAAATTCAGGACGCGCTTGCCCGTGGGCTTGAACTCGTAAAAGAAGCCTGCAAATAA
- a CDS encoding class I SAM-dependent methyltransferase — MARRKQFEKPLHGDKESLRFATPEPIARYRAQRLRCKVLADISCGIGGQTVFFAQQCEFVYAVEIDPKKIEYAKQNCAMYGLDNVKFICGDALDPKVIEQIPAVDVIFSDPFRPAEESERHVSSLEPGIPNVLAAYGEKTRNFAFEAPPQMPPERIPFDCEKEYISLDGQLNRLTLYLGGLKQYDRMAVALPAGEGLVSKYGLPQVKETDKMKLNAYEPEPSVVAAGLLPELVESMVQMAGPLMGGFELFRVDKKRLLLTSDALIKQSMIKNHYLVLKVCPFEPKEINKFLKGKNIGSVVLRAGVKPEKYWEVRNEVEKGLEGNKTVHLFVKDGTAILCEVIFND, encoded by the coding sequence GTGGCACGGAGAAAACAATTTGAGAAGCCCCTGCATGGGGATAAGGAAAGCCTGCGCTTTGCGACCCCTGAGCCCATTGCCCGCTACAGGGCGCAGCGTTTGAGATGTAAAGTTCTGGCTGACATAAGCTGCGGGATAGGAGGGCAAACCGTCTTTTTTGCCCAGCAGTGCGAGTTCGTGTATGCAGTGGAAATCGACCCCAAAAAAATCGAGTATGCAAAACAGAACTGCGCAATGTACGGGCTTGACAACGTGAAATTCATTTGCGGGGACGCCCTTGACCCAAAAGTCATAGAGCAGATCCCGGCCGTTGACGTAATCTTTTCTGACCCCTTCCGCCCGGCCGAAGAAAGCGAAAGGCATGTCTCAAGCCTTGAGCCTGGCATTCCGAATGTACTGGCTGCTTACGGCGAAAAAACCCGAAATTTTGCTTTTGAAGCTCCGCCCCAGATGCCGCCTGAAAGGATTCCTTTTGACTGCGAAAAAGAATACATCTCGCTGGACGGGCAGCTCAACCGCCTAACCCTTTACTTAGGCGGGCTGAAGCAGTATGACCGCATGGCTGTAGCTCTGCCTGCAGGCGAAGGGCTGGTTTCAAAATATGGGCTCCCGCAGGTAAAGGAAACTGACAAAATGAAACTTAACGCCTACGAGCCTGAACCATCGGTAGTTGCAGCCGGACTGCTGCCTGAGCTTGTGGAATCCATGGTGCAGATGGCAGGGCCTCTTATGGGAGGTTTTGAGCTTTTCAGAGTCGACAAAAAAAGGCTTTTATTGACCTCGGATGCCCTGATAAAACAGTCCATGATCAAAAATCATTACCTAGTACTGAAGGTCTGCCCCTTTGAACCAAAAGAGATCAATAAATTCCTTAAAGGCAAGAATATCGGGAGTGTTGTACTCAGGGCAGGAGTAAAGCCCGAAAAATACTGGGAAGTGCGGAATGAGGTTGAAAAAGGCCTTGAAGGGAATAAAACCGTGCATCTCTTTGTAAAAGACGGGACTGCAATTCTTTGTGAAGTTATCTTTAATGATTGA
- a CDS encoding cupin domain-containing protein: protein MSLKKTLGILLAVCFLLSIAATAVSAKELPSMAGKKTCEAEVCKKVDKPKNKMKGFSIDIEKATLENNYFRKVLYTSKYSQLVIMSLNPGEDIGMEVHEKNDQFLRFEEGQGKCIINGNEYEVGNGSAVVVPAGAQHNVINTLKTGSLKFYVIYSPPVHKDGIIRATKVEAEANPEEYDGVPTEYTKEIIS, encoded by the coding sequence ATGAGTCTTAAAAAGACACTGGGTATTTTGCTGGCAGTTTGTTTTTTACTATCAATTGCTGCAACTGCAGTAAGCGCTAAAGAACTGCCCAGTATGGCTGGAAAGAAGACATGTGAGGCAGAGGTATGCAAGAAAGTAGATAAGCCAAAAAATAAAATGAAAGGATTTTCTATCGATATCGAAAAGGCCACTTTGGAAAATAACTATTTCCGCAAGGTGCTCTATACCTCAAAGTACAGCCAACTGGTAATTATGAGTCTCAATCCCGGGGAAGATATCGGAATGGAAGTGCATGAGAAAAACGATCAGTTTCTCCGCTTTGAGGAAGGACAGGGAAAGTGCATAATTAACGGTAACGAATATGAAGTCGGTAACGGATCTGCGGTGGTTGTGCCGGCTGGTGCCCAGCACAATGTCATTAACACTTTGAAAACAGGTTCTCTGAAATTCTATGTAATCTATTCACCGCCTGTTCATAAGGACGGCATTATACGCGCCACAAAGGTCGAAGCCGAAGCCAATCCAGAGGAATATGACGGCGTGCCTACGGAATACACTAAGGAGATAATATCATAA
- a CDS encoding FeoA family protein: MVTKNSHFDLKAITLCAMEPRKTGKIDHLETKNPGILQKLIAMGILPGMPITLLRRSPSYLFEVDQTRYAVDKEIANNIYVSY, translated from the coding sequence ATGGTAACTAAAAACTCACATTTTGATCTGAAAGCTATAACTCTCTGCGCAATGGAACCCAGAAAAACCGGAAAAATTGACCACCTTGAAACGAAGAACCCGGGAATTCTACAGAAGCTGATAGCTATGGGTATCCTTCCAGGCATGCCAATCACGCTACTTAGAAGGTCCCCTTCGTATCTTTTTGAAGTTGACCAGACAAGATATGCTGTTGATAAGGAAATAGCAAATAATATTTACGTTAGTTACTGA
- a CDS encoding helix-turn-helix transcriptional regulator — MNPGLLDLILFSEKRKDFLLLLKEGPKDIEEILEELQVPRTALLPQIKKLKEEGLVIHEEGIYQLSAIGEIVVEKMQPLIETLSVFEKKEEFWADRKLAPIPPHLVDKINELGNYRLIEPDLSHTFDLNPEFVKNLSNSTYIHMFYSYFHPQLPALVLILARKGVEISLVLSEAVYLRLVKDFKAEGKEFLKIENSSLYILEKKEIEIPALIAISNGIMTMGLFNENGRFDRQYVISFEPQAIKWGQEFFEYYRDMSRKIK, encoded by the coding sequence ATGAACCCCGGCTTGCTTGATCTTATCCTGTTTTCAGAAAAGAGAAAAGATTTTCTTCTGCTCCTGAAAGAAGGCCCTAAGGACATCGAAGAGATACTTGAGGAGCTTCAGGTACCGAGGACGGCTCTTCTTCCTCAGATAAAGAAGTTAAAAGAAGAGGGTCTGGTAATACATGAAGAAGGAATATACCAGCTTAGTGCAATAGGGGAAATCGTCGTTGAAAAAATGCAACCCCTGATTGAGACCCTATCAGTGTTTGAGAAGAAAGAAGAGTTCTGGGCCGACAGAAAGCTTGCCCCTATTCCACCCCATCTTGTAGATAAGATAAACGAGCTTGGAAACTATCGCCTCATAGAACCGGATCTTAGTCATACTTTTGATCTGAACCCGGAGTTTGTAAAAAACCTTTCTAACTCAACCTATATCCACATGTTTTATTCGTATTTTCATCCTCAACTTCCGGCTCTTGTTCTCATCCTTGCACGAAAAGGCGTTGAAATTTCCCTTGTTTTGAGTGAAGCTGTATACTTACGGCTTGTAAAAGATTTCAAAGCAGAAGGAAAAGAATTTCTCAAAATTGAAAACTCAAGTCTTTACATTCTGGAAAAAAAAGAAATTGAAATCCCCGCGCTAATTGCTATATCTAACGGAATAATGACTATGGGCTTGTTTAACGAAAATGGCAGGTTTGACCGTCAGTATGTGATAAGTTTCGAACCACAGGCAATAAAATGGGGACAAGAATTTTTCGAATACTACAGGGATATGAGCAGGAAAATAAAATGA
- a CDS encoding Ig domain-containing protein, with amino-acid sequence MKTKLNRPFFFAILMCFMLMTTGITSASVDHPPVLNPIGSKTVYEGKTLSFTPTAKDPDGDKVTYSATGLPRGARLVASTGKFTWKPATGQKGNYIVTFSAKAKGLKDSEKVKITVLAENPKIKITSVSRYGTAGYASGTVKGVSTSAYRVAVFIYVPNLGWWNKPTWAHPLKTINCNGKWKCDIDTGGRDVYATKVAAFLVPKNYKPPELHGSSSLPSELYKKAVAHHEVSR; translated from the coding sequence ATGAAGACTAAGTTGAATAGACCGTTTTTCTTTGCAATACTAATGTGTTTCATGTTGATGACAACAGGAATTACCTCAGCTTCTGTTGACCATCCTCCAGTACTTAATCCTATAGGCAGTAAAACAGTTTATGAAGGGAAAACGTTAAGCTTTACTCCCACAGCAAAAGACCCTGATGGCGATAAAGTAACATACTCTGCTACAGGTCTACCACGTGGAGCCAGGTTGGTTGCGAGCACTGGGAAGTTTACCTGGAAACCTGCAACTGGTCAGAAGGGAAACTATATTGTAACATTCAGCGCGAAAGCCAAAGGTCTAAAAGACTCTGAGAAAGTAAAAATAACAGTATTAGCTGAGAATCCAAAAATAAAAATTACTTCCGTGTCACGTTATGGAACCGCAGGATACGCTTCAGGCACAGTTAAAGGTGTAAGTACTTCAGCCTATAGGGTTGCTGTCTTTATATACGTTCCAAATTTAGGATGGTGGAATAAACCCACTTGGGCTCATCCATTAAAAACAATTAACTGCAATGGTAAATGGAAGTGCGATATAGATACGGGTGGACGAGATGTATACGCAACAAAAGTCGCTGCATTCCTTGTCCCAAAGAACTATAAACCACCTGAACTTCATGGATCCTCGAGTCTACCATCTGAGCTTTACAAAAAAGCGGTTGCTCATCACGAAGTCTCTAGATAA
- a CDS encoding YhbY family RNA-binding protein, with protein sequence MEKEKLYRLKAEANQLSPILNVGKNGVTDTLIEELNKQIKANRLVKVKVLKSAEEGKDLKVIAEEIAAATRSTVIEVRGRTVVLYR encoded by the coding sequence ATGGAGAAAGAAAAGTTATACAGGTTAAAAGCCGAAGCAAATCAGCTTTCCCCTATTCTTAATGTCGGAAAGAATGGGGTAACGGACACTCTGATTGAGGAACTGAACAAGCAGATAAAAGCTAACAGACTTGTGAAGGTAAAGGTGCTGAAAAGCGCTGAAGAAGGAAAAGACTTAAAGGTTATCGCGGAGGAAATTGCTGCTGCTACGAGATCCACTGTGATAGAGGTACGTGGAAGGACCGTGGTTCTTTACAGGTAA
- a CDS encoding cob(I)yrinic acid a,c-diamide adenosyltransferase, whose amino-acid sequence MVKGLVYLYTREGEGKTTNAFGLALRAVGHGYSVIIIQFMKGRKYIGEYKIKDRLAPEYEIHQFGREDFIDFKNPMPLDYELAEKGLEFAKKALKRKPRLLILDEINLAAHFGIVKTEDLLKLLDDIPEETTVVLTGRRAPGKLIERADLVTEMRLIKHPFEKNVLAREGLEY is encoded by the coding sequence TTGGTTAAAGGCCTGGTTTATCTTTACACGAGGGAAGGAGAAGGAAAGACCACAAACGCCTTTGGACTGGCTCTCAGGGCTGTAGGCCACGGGTACAGTGTAATAATTATCCAGTTCATGAAAGGCAGGAAATACATAGGGGAGTACAAAATAAAGGACAGACTAGCTCCGGAATACGAGATCCACCAGTTTGGAAGGGAAGATTTCATAGACTTCAAGAATCCCATGCCTCTGGATTATGAACTGGCGGAAAAGGGCCTCGAATTTGCAAAGAAAGCCCTGAAACGGAAACCAAGGCTCCTGATACTGGACGAGATAAATCTTGCAGCCCACTTTGGCATTGTGAAGACTGAAGATCTCCTCAAGCTGCTGGATGATATTCCGGAAGAAACCACAGTCGTCCTGACAGGGAGGAGGGCTCCTGGAAAACTGATAGAAAGGGCAGACCTTGTAACGGAGATGAGGCTTATAAAGCACCCCTTCGAGAAAAACGTCCTGGCAAGGGAAGGGCTTGAATATTAA
- a CDS encoding hydrolase, whose amino-acid sequence MTTNLETPECCPRFDPTPWDGKLFEWNNKRFIKDSVTTQFYMPLNFGEVITRMNEKVARAGAEMPDWLCLSDHTSESNMDIYLAVDKEVDGAENVTLGGKFLSKVYEGDFKKTGEWCQDFEAYAKSQGLEIKKWYMWYTTCPACAEKYGKNYVVIISEVE is encoded by the coding sequence ATGACCACCAACCTCGAAACTCCTGAATGTTGTCCTCGATTTGACCCCACTCCCTGGGACGGAAAATTGTTTGAATGGAACAATAAAAGGTTCATCAAGGACTCGGTTACCACGCAGTTTTACATGCCTCTGAATTTTGGAGAGGTAATCACGCGGATGAACGAGAAAGTCGCCAGAGCAGGCGCAGAAATGCCGGACTGGCTCTGTTTGTCAGACCACACCTCAGAAAGCAACATGGATATTTATCTGGCTGTTGATAAAGAAGTAGACGGTGCCGAAAACGTAACCCTGGGCGGGAAATTTTTGAGCAAAGTCTATGAGGGAGACTTTAAAAAAACAGGAGAATGGTGCCAGGACTTTGAAGCCTACGCAAAAAGCCAGGGCCTGGAAATCAAGAAATGGTACATGTGGTATACTACCTGTCCGGCCTGTGCCGAAAAATACGGAAAAAACTACGTCGTGATAATTTCCGAAGTTGAATAA